A genome region from Erigeron canadensis isolate Cc75 chromosome 3, C_canadensis_v1, whole genome shotgun sequence includes the following:
- the LOC122594584 gene encoding shewanella-like protein phosphatase 2, giving the protein MYITNMDDMTICTNLPNIVSSFIDTFVDFTVSSIFLPDPPSPPFTQTTYLAPARLVAVGDLHGDLDKAKQALNLAGLIDANDNWSGGSSTLVQVGDGLDRGGEELKILYLFEKLKRQAVKIGGNVITMNGNHEIMNLDGNFYCTLPSGLDEFQHWADWFCIGNNMKRLCKGLENPTDLYKGIPLSFPGVKQEYVNGFRARIAALRPRGPIATRFLSKNLTVLVVGESVFVHGGILPHHVAYGLEQINNNVRDWIMGLKDNVSADLVRSRGSVVSLRKYSTKVPEDCDCSMLEHALATIPGARRLIMGHTIQKGGINGACDNRAIRIDVGMSKGCINGLPEVLEITENSNLRILTSKAADQLKRHDFVIPEKHGTQEVQVEA; this is encoded by the coding sequence ATGTACATAACAAATATGGATGACATGACAATATGCACAAACCTACCAAATATTGTATCATCATTCATAGACACATTCGTTGACTTCACGGTCTCCAGTATCTTTCTGCCCGACCCACCATCTCCGCCCTTCACCCAAACAACTTACCTGGCCCCAGCCCGTCTAGTTGCAGTGGGTGATCTCCATGGCGACTTAGACAAGGCCAAACAAGCTCTTAATCTTGCAGGCCTGATAGACGCTAATGACAACTGGTCGGGTGGGTCATCGACACTAGTACAAGTTGGGGATGGACTTGATCGTGGTGGCGAGGAACTCAAAATTCTTTACTTGTTTGAAAAACTTAAACGACAAGCGGTTAAGATAGGTGGTAATGTGATCACCATGAATGGGAATCATGAAATTATGAATCTTGATGGGAATTTTTATTGTACTCTCCCATCTGGATTGGATGAGTTTCAACATTGGGCTGATTGGTTTTGTATAGGTAACAACATGAAACGATTATGCAAAGGGTTAGAAAATCCAACTGATTTATACAAGGGAATTCCTTTGAGTTTTCCAGGTGTTAAACAAGAATATGTGAATGGATTTAGAGCTAGAATAGCTGCATTGAGACCTCGAGGTCCTATAGCAACTAGATTCTTGTCAAAGAACTTAACTGTGCTTGTTGTTGGTGAATCAGTATTTGTTCATGGTGGGATTTTACCTCATCATGTTGCTTATGGTTTGGAACAGATTAATAACAACGTAAGAGATTGGATTATGGGTTTGAAAGATAATGTATCTGCAGATTTAGTTAGATCTAGGGGCTCGGTTGTTTCGTTGAGAAAGTATTCTACTAAAGTGCCTGAAGATTGCGATTGTAGCATGCTTGAACATGCACTTGCAACGATTCCTGGTGCAAGAAGGCTGATCATGGGGCATACTATTCAAAAGGGTGGTATAAATGGGGCTTGTGATAATAGAGCCATAAGGATTGATGTGGGTATGTCGAAAGGGTGCATTAACGGGCTGCCTGAGGTTCTAGAGATTACAGAGAATTCTAATTTGCGAATCTTGACATCAAAAGCAGCTGATCAGCTAAAAAGGCATGATTTTGTAATCCCTGAGAAGCATGGAACTCAAGAAGTGCAAGTTGAGGCTTAG
- the LOC122594585 gene encoding GATA transcription factor 15-like encodes MKCEESKNDEKICDDCKTSKTPLWRNGPAGPKSLCNACGIRFRKKKTTVETNNDNNIKQPPSPVSSSSSSTNIDKNNNKTDCEGSPIKNKKGGELRIKLVTFGKEVGMLQRQRSPMKKVKRRKMDFKNFRYYGEVEQAAFLLMSLSCGSVFG; translated from the exons ATGAAGTGTGAAGAaagtaaaaatgatgaaaaGATATGTGACGATTGCAAAACATCTAAAACTCCCTTATGGAGAAACGGCCCTGCTGGGCCTAAG TCGCTTTGTAATGCATGTGGAATCCGATTTCGAAAGAAGAAAACAACAGTCGAAACAAACAACGACAACAACATAAAACAGCCGCCGTCACCCGTGTCGTCTTCTTCGTCATCGACAAACATCgataaaaacaacaacaaaaccgATTGTGAAGGGTCACCGATCAAGAATAAAAAAGGGGGCGAGTTGCGGATAAAATTGGTGACATTTGGTAAAGAAGTAGGGATGTTACAACGCCAAAGATCACCAATGAAAAAGGTTAAAAGGCGAAAAATGGATTTTAAGAATTTTCGGTATTATGGTGAAGTTGAACAAGCTGCTTTTCTGTTGATGTCTTTATCTTGTGGCTCtgtttttggttaa
- the LOC122592912 gene encoding exonuclease DPD1, chloroplastic/mitochondrial: MRTAMCFTHFQLPRCQIHTLSGSWWKKVHNLSRKAESTYKFQLLGPNIYGLQRGDESRRLTNKSFSTNTQGKSIISRRTNPIGQQVADVASSTLTNLNTSSVEISECKSVHIEQKILEEKHLYVLPTIICFDIETTGFSRVDDRIIEFASRDLSGGDNSTFQTLVNPDKSVVNTYVHGISSYMVSKPGVPRMKELIPILVQYVKSRQKPGGKTILTAHNGKSFDVPFLINEFNRCGYEIPPDWLFMDTMSLARDLIKAEGTKLSSKSLQALREYYGITLTGRAHRAMSDVNVLALVLQKMTHDLKLTVSCLLQNYTFTAPETSSSNNSKKKKNTS, encoded by the exons ATGAGAACAGCAATGTGCTTTACACATTTTCAACTTCCTAGATGCCAAATTCACACCTTATCCGGTTCTTGGTGGAAAAAGGTCCACAATTTAAGCAGAAAAGCAGAAAGTACATATAAGTTTCAGTTACTTGGTCCCAATATTTATGGCCTTCAACGGGGAGATGAAAGTAGAAGATTGACCAATAAATCGTTCTCTACAAATACACAAGGAAAGAGCATAATCAGCAGAAGGACAAACCCAATTGGCCAACAAGTAGCCGATGTAGCTAGTTCAACACTTACCAATTTAAATACAAGTAGCGTAGAAATCAGTGAATGCAAAAGTGTTCATATTGAACAGAAGATCTTGGAGGAAAAACATTTATATGTTCTCCCAACCATTATCTGCTTTGATATCGAGACCACTGGATTTAGTAGAGTTGACGATCGGATTATTGAGTTTGCATCACGGGATCTTAGTGGGGGGGATAATAGTACCTTTCAGACACTTGTAAATCCTGATAAATCTGTGGTGAATACATATGTTCATGGAATTTCATCATATATGGTCAGCAAACCAGGTGTCCCAAG GATGAAAGAGTTGATACCCATCTTAGTTCAGTATGTCAAGAGCCGCCAAAAACCTGGTGGTAAAACAATATTAACTGCTCATAATGGAAAGTCTTTTGATGTCCCTTTTCTCATCAACGAGTTCAACCGTTGCGGCTATGAAATCCCACCGGATTGGCTTTTCATGGACACCATGTCTCTTGCTCGTGACCTAATAAAAGCCGAAG GAACAAAACTTTCCTCAAAGTCTCTCCAAGCCCTTAGAGAATACTACGGCATCACACTAACTGGTAGAGCTCACAGAGCTATGTCAGATGTCAACGTTCTTGCATTGGTTTTACAGAAGATGACTCATGACCTGAAACTCACTGTTTCTTGtcttcttcaaaattatacatttaCAGCCCCAGAAACAAGCAGCAGCAAtaactcaaagaagaagaagaatacaagTTAA